The genomic segment TTTTCATATCCACTGTGCTTGTTGTTCAGTCACTGTAAATTCCAATTACTTATCCATTTGCCCAGACGCTTATCCATAAAGatgaaatcatcaccatcacaaGGGTTATTTCCATGGCAGGAGTGTTCAGTCTTGCTTTGTTATGATTGTTGGGGCACCATGCGATATGCGTGACGCCATCAGAACATTGCAGGATGGATGATGAGAAGTTGCCTGATGAGTCCATGTAGAATCCATCCGGTTTGTCACTGCAGAAGGTGTTGGTGTACACAGGAACAACAAAGGGCTCACATGGGACTGGATGTGTTGGCATGGGTGTTGTGGAGGTCCCCTCTGGGAGGGTGGTGTTgtagctgctgctggtggtggtgatgttggagGTCCTGTTGGAGGTAGATGCAATGCTGGTCTGATTTGTAACAGTCTGCGTGGTCACTGCAGGCTCTTTGGTTGTTGTGGTTTGTAACTGCTCTCCTGTGTGAGACATGTTGCTTAAAATGTCAATTCAACAACTCaaaaaaatgtcaacaaagtACCCCTATGTAAAAAGTAGGTCCAGAAACtggtcaaatcaagtcaagtgtatacagtactttattgtcaaaaatctatgtagcagggttaacacagaagtttgaaattgcatttgaccagtgccTAATGTGCGGTGTAAACTAAACatataaacatataaataagacatcggcattaacacacacacacacacacacacacacacacacacacacacacacacacacacacacacacacacatgcaataaagtactgcactgttttaaaacattTTCTTTGAGACATCGCCATGTTTTTCATTACTAAAGGTGGAAAATGCAGCAGGTTAAACATCTCGTATTCTCATATACTGATGGGTCTTACCATTTTCTAGTTGACTTTTCAGATATCGAATTAATGGGGATCTTCCCTGACTGCAGAATTCACCAGAGAAGTCGTCAAGGTCAAGGCTCCATACAACAGCTCCACCCAATTTATTTGCAAGTAAGTATTGGACCTAGAACACAGAAAGGATTGTGCATGTCTCATGTAATACATTTAGATAGTGGGATACAGTATGTAATCAAGAAGACAAACATACGATAGGATGGTTACCTTGTGATGGTAGCTGGTCTGGTTGTCAAAGCCCACCCAGCCATGTCCCTTCACTGCAAATGGAACTTTCTGTTGATCAATCCACTCCACTGACGCACCCTGAAGGAAGTAACAAAtctggagggggaaaaaacgtgaaaaaaaaacatcttagaTCACATCATATTTTATAATGTATAATATTATGTAATAATATATCAATATCAACAAcagcataatataatataatacaatataatataatataatttttaggggtgtaaatcacagcctccatgacaatacgattcaatatcgattttttgaggcagttctgaaggcaaaaggggtctaacccagcactagagaggtgttcctaataaagtggcaggtgagtgtattatgttatggagctagtagtctagtcgtgatttcatgaacccagaaatgttgagtaccctaacgttttattgcagaaatgtcatctataggtcaaatgaaggggatttagcttggttgcccaaagttgcactctgggcaatttgcataattagcataaatatattgttaaggtaagaacTACAACTGGTGAATAGGCTTGAAAAATTAAAtcgtagatatcaccttgaaactttctcagttgattactgacaataagagaagaaaaaaatgtattggatgttttttgtattttgatgtttagttatgcaaatgagggcgtgcatcattaattatgcactaatttgcatacacatgaaatcagctttgcatggtaaaaccagactcaaaactatttttctgtgggtaaaatttATATATTGCAGGGTTGAATTAGTGAAAAGCCTCTGAGGAACCTGGTCCAGAAGATGTTTTGACATGGATAGATtatagtggagtctgttaagggttttaccgttacggaagtgacaaaagcaccagactttgcatggtgtttctttagggtatatgtagTAATTCTAACCTAGGAGCCCTCTGAAAAAAACGTTCTAACATGGCATATGAGTGattctgtgcttacatgcttgacagcaaatgtaacattgtgaacaatttgagaagattcatacttggcctgaattaaaatgagtatttcccacactaaaactaaggtgagaatagactgatgcgaatgctcactcagcagcatactgaatggggagatgtcagtgcaacaaggtgtccaaggtagcagcttctccatcctttaatttccataacatagatatttttatttgcatgagatagagtaggggacaagacctctccatgtgtgtgaataACCCATAACATCACCAAATTCTACATCTTCCCAGGTAGTATTGTGCATAAAGAGAGTGCATCTGagtcattttttaagaatggcattatgatttactcaatgtatattttcagttgaaatgaaataaagaaaattatttctaagtaggtgttcagTAAGTAGACAGAAGTAAATGGATTTCTTTTTtcagaatttgcaaacaagtcctcacctagtagcctacttgtgttgtattaccgttacagtacagtagagtagagtacagtgcagtacagtagagtacagtacagtacagtagagtacagtagagtagagtagagtacattgcagtacagtacagtacagtacagtacagtacactagagtacagtgcagtacagtatggtaCACTAGAGTAGAATACAATATGGTAtattacagtgcagtacagtacagtacagtacagtaccgtgcagcagagtacattgcagtacagtacactagagaagagtacagtagagtatagtacagtacggtacactagagtagaatacagtatggtatagtacagtgcagtacagtacagtacagaagagcagagtacagtgcagcagagtacattgcagtatagtacagtattttacagttcattacactacagtacagtatagtcttgatgaccacaaagccttcaccatctccataATCTATTTTGACACTCTCTTCAgcctcattatcttcttggtattcatccttatgaactatgaatgatttatttttgttgtgtagtAAGATAAGGTCCCCCCAAAACTTTTTAAATGGTGTTGTGAGGGATGCATATTATTGATTTGTGTCATCACAATGAATTGATAAATGATTAATTGAGACTATTGTATGATGTTTGTATACATAGCTCTTTTGAATTTGTtcactgtgtgtaggcctacatgcaggctacagctgtttagcatgaaacacctaattcatccatctacggtacctgtcaaaactgtctcttgaccagggtcctggaaaggttttcactaactcaatcctgaaatatacatattttatccacagaaaaataatttggagtctggttttaccatgcaaagctgatttcatgtgtatgcaaattagtgaaTAATTGACGAtccatgccctcatttgcatatctaaacatcaaaatacaaaaaacatccaatacatttttttcttctcttatcatcagtaatcaactgagaaagtttcaaggtgatatctatgatttaagtttttttgcctattcacctataatagtcttaccttaacgatatatttatgctaattatgcaaattgcccaaagtgcaactttgggcaaccaagctaaatccccttcatttgacctatagatgacatttctgcaataaaactttagggtactcaacatttctgggttcagtataggggcctatggggatcacgactggactatagggcattgggcaggggccaacaATTCGATTATTTTTTATACTTGACCACGTTACGATGCAATTCGGTTCGATCGTCAGCTGTTGGATGGATGCATCGagacatatcgattattatttacacccctaataattATGGTAGTTGCCATATTGCCTCACCTCATAATGAGACCAGACGCCCATCTGTTGTGTGTAGGGCCCAGCTGCAGCAAAGCCACTGGTAGGGGCCCCGAGCCCTCTGTCTGCAGAGGTGAGGAGGAAGGAGTGTCCAAACGTAGGGAAGCCCAGCAACAGCTTCTCAGGAGGGGCACCGCGCTCCTGCCAGTACAACATGGCGGAGTTCTGGAGGCCAGGGAAAATAATTCCTAAGTCCCAGAGTCAACCTTGTAAATAATGAAAAGTAGACAGACACAGTGGCAGGCAGGCCGACAGGAGAACACATGTGAAGAGAGAAAACGTGTACCTACAACATTGTAGTagcggctctctccggtttgatgTTCACCACTGTATAGTGGACTGTGGTGATTAGTCAAGCGTTCCTCACTCCCATGGAAGCCAAATGTCATGATGCTGAGGAAATCCAGGTACCTGCAAACATGGCATTCAGTAAGTAGGGGCAgtcatagtaatactatggttggttcagagtacttagagtaactaTGACATACCATGGTTACTACATGAAAACCATGGTAAAACCTTAGTAAACCATGGTCGATTATCGTAAGGGTCAGAAGGTGTAAGAAAAGTAGGGCGaaagggggggtagagaggatGGTTTTTCCATGGACCGTTTTCCACCACTCTGGCGCACACATTGAAGACCTTTATGTGTGGAGGAGTGTGTCTGTCTATAGGGATTACGGTATTTCCTTGTCTTTGTGAAATGTCAAAGTCATGTTGGTGCGACAAGCTGTTCATACCGTCTGTCTCCTTTCTCTTTATCTCCACATTTTTTCTGGCCTTGTCCTGCATTTTCCTGCTTTTCCCGATTCTAATCCTCATTTTCTAATCTGAATCTCGTtatagtcatgggtaagtggtaatGGTGTTAGTCCTAGGGTTTGTTTCCCAACACTGCCAGTTGGGTTTGTGGAGAGATTAGCACTCTCCGGCATCCTTCTCCATAACAGAGAAACTCTGAGCATAGTCCCTTATGCCCTACACCCCGGTACCTGTTGGGCACCCTCACTTGcgcggttgaggcataaatgcaatgccgtcgtgtgcactgtgtgctgtggtgtgttgtgtgtcacaatgacagtaggACTTTCCTGGTAGGACTTGTGCTTTCAGTATGCATGCAACTTGTAGTATGTTGTTGCAGTGAAGCTGCCTTTGAGGGAGATGCAGAGGGGAACTCACTGTGTTATCTGTGGGACGTCATAGCTGATGTAGACTGTGTTTCTGTTGGCAGACACTGCAGCAGTCAGCATTAGTTTCTGTAAGCCACCGGCTCTGCTCTCATCTTCAAAGGCATCCTCAAGCTCCTGAAAATGGCCAGATCATGGCATTAGACATCAGCTAGAAATCTGCAGGGTTTATTCCAtgtacatgttgtattgtgtatgAAGTATGAATCCATATTGTAGACCAAAACTTGGAGGCTCATTTGTCTGGCCTCAAGATTTTGACACATTTTTCTGAAGACATATTGTGTCATAGATCACACTACAGGCCTTTGTGTTTTTAGATGATGTAATACTGTGAAAGTGCGCTCAatgccaaactttttttttcactgaaGATCTTCGGGTGGGAGCAAACGGATTTGCACACTCCTTAAAAGCGGCACTCTCGACTACAATTCCTGTATTTTATTTACGTGGGTTAGCAGTGGGTGGTGTCATGCTGatccactaaaataaaatacaagaatggcagtggagagtgtggcttttctacaaGAATAGTTATACTGTGAAAAACATTTACTAAGAAGCGATATTTGGCACATACTAGAAATATTTCCTCTTTGATACCACAGCAGTTTGCATGTAATCATAGTTGCTTTCTCATCAGCAAATATACACAATCGACATGAGTCGatcctaggcctatttaatgctCAAAGATCAAGTCAAATATCATATAATCTAGTCAGAGGGAAGCTACAAGTTTGAGATAACtgaaattttcagtttttttaaGCAGACAATAGTTAAGCACCTTGCAGAGCAGTGTAAATCTTCTTTTGTCCTCTGGAGGGCTCCCTTGAGTCGCGGGTCCTTGCCAGGCCAGGTCCAGCCCGTCAAAGCCATAGTGCCTCAGTAGCGTGATGGCCGACTGGATGAACTGCTGCCGCGTGTCAGACGACGACATCATTTGAGAGAATTtgctgtgattaaaaaaataataaataagaaTAATATAGGTTTTAGATGAGATTAGATTTGATAAGTTTTATTGgcacccaaaggtagatttgatttgcagtcaaGTGATCGCCACTCAtacaaacattcacaacatttagGACACACTGAACATACAAGCATTCCACACTGAACATTTAGGCAACACCAGAAGTAGCCTAGTGCACCCTATTAAAAGGCATGGCATGGTGTCACATAAAGT from the Engraulis encrasicolus isolate BLACKSEA-1 chromosome 14, IST_EnEncr_1.0, whole genome shotgun sequence genome contains:
- the LOC134463450 gene encoding acidic mammalian chitinase-like, which gives rise to MESAAVQQQPSPTTLPSLSEVATSKLVCYFTNWSQYRDGPARFLPDNVDPTLCTHLIFAFAIISYGNELIASDWNDDALYRSFNALKTRNTKLKTLLSVKGQDRDSADKFSQMMSSSDTRQQFIQSAITLLRHYGFDGLDLAWQGPATQGSPPEDKRRFTLLCKELEDAFEDESRAGGLQKLMLTAAVSANRNTVYISYDVPQITQYLDFLSIMTFGFHGSEERLTNHHSPLYSGEHQTGESRYYNVNSAMLYWQERGAPPEKLLLGFPTFGHSFLLTSADRGLGAPTSGFAAAGPYTQQMGVWSHYEICYFLQGASVEWIDQQKVPFAVKGHGWVGFDNQTSYHHKVQYLLANKLGGAVVWSLDLDDFSGEFCSQGRSPLIRYLKSQLENGKTHQRAVTNHNNQRACSDHADCYKSDQHCIYLQQDLQHHHHQQQLQHHPPRGDLHNTHANTSSPM